The Longimicrobium sp. genomic interval CGGCGGCGGCCGCGCCCCGTCCCCGGCGGCGGCGCCCCGTCCCTCGCCCCCCGGCATTGCGGCCGCGGCCGCGCCCCGTCCCTCGCCCCCGGCGTCGCGGCGGCGGCCGCGCCCCGTCTCCCGGCCGCGGCGCCCGGCCCCGTCTCCCGGCGCCCGGCCCCCGGCGTGCATCGTCATGCGATACATCTAAATGCGATACGTCGCCTGACGCTATATCCGTCGGCGGTATATCTAATTGTGATCTGTCATCCGGCCATGCGAGCCACATCTGCGCCGGCGGTTTCGGCCAGGCGGCGCTGGATGAGGCGGGCCAGCTCGGCGAGCTGTTCGGGGTGCTGGTCGGCCAGGACGTCGACGAACGAGGCGGTCACTGCTTCGGGGCCGAACGACAGGATGCCTTCCATCAGCCGGCGCGACGCCTGGGCGCGGAACTCGGCTTCGGTGAGGCAGGCGTCGTAGTGGAGGAGCTCGTCGCGCTTGGCGCGGCGGAGGAGACCCTTCTCCACCAGCTTGTTGAGCACGGTGATGACGGTGTGGATCGTCACGCTGTGCTCGCGCGCGATCCGTTCGTGCACCGCGCGCGCGGGCACCGGCCGCCCGATGTCCCAGACGGCCTGCATCACCCGCGCTTCGAGGTCGCCCAGCACCTTGGCCAGCCCCTTGGCGGAGAGGCGCACCGTGTCGTGGATGCGGAGCGATTCCGGTGTGTCGCCGTGGATCATCACGCGCCTCGCGGGGAAGGGGCCGGTGACGGCCGCCTCTATGATACGCGGCGTTTTATCCAGCGTAAAGGACTACAGATCCAGCCGCACCCCCGCGTTGATGACCCGCCCCTCCAGCGGCGCCCACACGTCCGTCGTCCAGCGTCCCTCGGCGGAGCGCGCGGGAAGCACGAGCGGGTCGAAACGCGTCTGCCGCACGTCCAGCAGGTTCTCCAGGTTGATGAAGGCGCGCGCGTGGCCGATGCGGCGCTCGGCGAGGAGCCCGAGGACCAGGTAGGGACGGCTCTCGGTGCGGAACGGGTTGTCCTCCAGCGCCTGGCGGCCCGTGTAGTAGAACTCGACGCCAACTCGCCCTGCATCTTCCGATTCCCACATCCCGACCAAGCCTACGGCGTGGCGCGGCGTGAGGGGCACCTGGCGGCGGCCGGGGCCGTCGGGGTCGTCCTCGCGCGAGCGGATGAAGGTGTGCGTGCCCGTCACGTGAAAGGGCCCCTGGTGCCAGCGCACGAGCAGCTCGCTCCCGTGCGTGCGCGTGGGGCCCGCCGCGTTCACCAACTCCAGCATCCCGGGCACGGCGCTCTCCACGAGTTGCAGCGCGTTCTGCGTGCGCGACCCGAAGACCGTCGCGTTCACCTCCACCGGCCCGATGCTGCGTCCCACGTCCAGCGACGCGGTGAGGGCGCGCTCCGCCTCAAGACCGTCCAGCGGGCGGACGCGCGAGAGGCCAATGGACTCGGTCTCCTCGGTGAAGGGCGTAGGCGCGAAGTAGCCGGTGCCCACCGAGCCGCGCACCGTCCACCCGGCCGGGCGCAGCAGGAGCGAGAGGCGCGGGTTGAGGAAGGCGCCGTACTCGCTGTGCCAATCGGCGCGCCCCGCAAGCGACAGCGTGATCCACTCCGCGGGCGCGAACTCCTCCTGCGCGAAAAGCGACGGCGTGACGTACGTGTAGTCGAAGCCGCTCACGTCGCGCGCGCGGTAGCCCTCCGCCTGGAGCGCGGCGCCCACGACCCACGTGTGCCCGCCGCCGGTGCCGGAGTACGCGGCCTCGGCGAAGCCGGTGGAGTGCAGGTCGTCCTCGCGCACGTCGCCGAAGCCGTGGGCGTGGCTCTGCGCCATCGCCGATGCGCGCACCGCCAGGAGCCGGTCGCCCATGAGGATGCGGCCCACGGCGCCTACGTCGCCGCGCCGCGTCTCCAGCGTCTCGGGGAAGTCGCCCGCGGGCACACGGCCGCCGCCCTCGCGGTCCTCCGCCGTCGCGCCGGCGGTGATGAAGACGTTCCGCCCCGCGCCGTCGTCCCAGAAGAGGCGCGGGCGCAGGACGGCGCGCCGGTAGCCGGGCATGTCCGTCCAGCGGTCGCCGTCCACGTCGGCCTCGGCCTGGCGGTGGACGCTGGCGAGCAGGGAGTAGCCCCAGCGCTCCGTCAGCGGCGCCGCGGCGAAGCCCACGACGTCCGTGCCGTTGCGCGTGGTCTGGTTGAGGAGGAGCTCGCGCGCGGCCTCCTCGCCGGGGCGGCGCGAGACCAGGTTCACCACGCCGCCCAGCGCCGACGAGCCGTACAGGGCCGATGCCGCGCCCTTGATGACCTCCACCTGCCCCAGGTCCATCGGCGGGATCTGGAGGAGGCCAAGCGCGCCGGACTGCCCGCCGTACAGCGGAAGCCCGTCGGAGAGGATCTGCGTGTAGCGGCCGCTCAGCCCCTGCACGCGCACGCTCGCGCCGCCGAGCGACGGGCTGGTGGTCTGCACGCGGAGCCCGGAGGTCTCGTTGAGCATCATGGAGATGTCGCCGGGCGTCATCAGCATCTTCTCTTCGACCTCCTCGCGCGTGAGCACCTCCACGCGCGTGGGCTCGTCCTCGATGCGCTGCCCCGTGCGCGTGGAAGTCACCACGATCTCCTCCAGCTCCTCCGCCGCTTCCGCCAGCGCGACGGCCACCGTGGTGTCGGCGCGCAGGCGCAGAGTGAGACGCCGCGGCGCGAAGCCCAGCTTGGACACCGCGATCGTCCGCTCGCCCGGCACCAGGCGGAGGGTGGCGGTGCCCTCCGCGTCGGTGCGCACCGTGACCGCCTCCGCGCGCACCGTTGCACCCGCGGCAGGCGCATCCCCGGCCCTCACCAGGACGGTGACGCGGACGGTATCCTGCGCGGCGAGGCAGGAGGGTAGGATGAGCAGGAGAAGCAGGAGCGTGAATCGGCGCATGGTCCGGATTCGGGAGTGAAACAGCAATCTCACACAGAGACGCGGAGACGACAGCAAAGACACAGAGCGAGCCACAACGTTCCTCTTTCCGTTTCCCGTGTGGTTCCGTGTGAGGCCAAAGCGGTGCTGGCGCGGCACTTGCGCCGGGGACGCGCCTCCGAGCACGCGGCTCAACGGGTGTGGCTGGACCATGACACATACGCTGCAAGAAATCCTTCACGATCCCCGCCGCCTGGCCGCGGTCCGCCGCGTCGCGCTCGCCGACGCGGCGGCGGAGACGGCGTTCGACCGGCTGTCCAGCCTGGTGACGCGCATCCTGCGCGTGCCCGTGGCGCTGGTGACGCTGGTGGAGGAGGACCGGCAGCTTCTCAAGGGGTGCGTCGGCCTCCCCGAGCCATGGGCGTCCCAGCGCGAGACCCCGCTCTCGCACTCCTTCTGCCAGTACACGCTGGGGATGCGGGAGGCCCTCGTGGTGGAGGACGCGCGCCTCGACCCGCGCGTCGCCGACAACCTCGCCATCCCGGCGCTTTCCGTCATCGCGTACGCCGGCATCCCGCTGATCACCTCGCAGGGGCACGCGCTGGGAGCGCTCTGCGCCATCGACAACCGGCCGCGCAGCTGGAGCCAGGAGGAGATCGGCATCCTGCGCGACCTGGCCGCATCGGCCGTCACCGAGATCGAGCTGCGCGAGGCGGCGTACGAGATCGAGCAGGAGCAGCGGCGCCGCTCGTCGCTCCTGGAATCGACCGACGAAGGGATCTTCGGGATGGACGGCGAGGGGCGCTGCACCTTCCTCAACCGCGCGGGCGCCGAGATGCTGGGCTACACGCCCCGCGAGGTGCTGGGTGCGAGGATGCACGCCCTCATCCACCACACCCGCGCCGACGGCACGCCGTACCCGCCGCACCACTGTCCCGTGACGCGGACGCTGCGCACCGGGCGGGCCGTGCGCATCGACGAGGACACGCTCTGGCGCAAGGACGGCACGCCGCTCCCCGTGTCGTACTCGTCGTTCCCGGTGCGCGAGGGCGATGCAGTGGCCGGCGCGGTGGTGACGTTCATCGACCTCACGCAGCGCATGCGCACCGAGGCCGAGCTGCGCCTGCGCGAGCGCGCCATCGAGGCGATCTCGGAGGGGATCTTCATCACCGATCCCAACCTCCCGGACAACCCCATCATCTACGCCAACCGCGGCGCCGAGCGCCTCACCGGCTACCCCGCCGCGGAGATGATCGGCCGCAACTGCCGCTTCCTGCAGGGCCCCGACACGGACCGCGGCGAGGTCGCACGCCTGCACGAGGCGATCGAGCGACGGGAGCCGTGCGCGGTGGAGTTCATCAACTACCGCAAGGACGGCACGACCTACTGGAACGCCCTCTCCGTGAGCCCGGTGCACGACCCGGCCGGGCGGCTGACGCACTTCGTGGGGGTGCAAAAGGACGTCACGGAGCGCAAGCGCATCGAGGTGGAGCTGCGCGACCGCGAGGAGCGCTACCGGCTGGTGTCGCGCGCCACCAACGACGTGATCTGGGACTGGGACATGACCACGGGCGAGCTCCAGTGGAACGAGGCCGTGGCGAGCACCTTCGGCTACCCGGCCGGCACCATGCCCTCGCGGGTTGAATGGTGGTACGAGCAGATCCACCCCGACGACCGCGACCGCGTGGTGCGCGACATCCACGCCGCCATCGACCGGGGCGAGGAGGCGTGGACGGCCGAGTACCGCTTCCGCAGGCGCGACGGCGAATACGCGTCGGTGCTGGACCGCGGCGTCATCGCGCGGCTGCCGGGCGGGCGCGCCCTGCGCATGATCGGCTCGATGATGGACGTGACGGAGGACCGCTGGCGCGCGGAGACGCAGCAGTTCCTGGCGGAGGCGAGCCGCGCGCTGGGCGCCTCGCTGGACCATGGGACGGCGTTGCGCGCGGTGTGCGACCTGGCCGTGCCCCGCATGGCCGACTTCTGCGCGGTGTACCTGGCGCAGGGCGAAGACGCGGAGCTGGAGGTGCTGGCGCGCCACGTGGACCACGAAGCCGAGGTGGTGCTGCGGGAGCACCGCGTGCCCACCGGCGGCAGCCCGCCCCTCCTGGCGATGCGCGGACGCGAGACGGTCCACGACCCCGAGGTCTCCCCGCGCAACGCCGCGCCGGTGGCGTGCACCTCGTCCGTGGCCGTGCCGCTGATCGCGCGCGGGCAGACGCTGGGCGCGCTCTGGGTAGGGACCTGCGAGTCGCGGCGACGCTTCACCCTGGCGGACGTGGCGACGTTCGAGGACCTGGCGGGGCGCATCGCCGTGGCGGTGGACAATGCCGCGCTCTTCGCCGCGGAGCAGAGGGCGCGCACGGAGGCCGAGATCGCCAGCCAGGCCAAGTCCGACTTCGTGGCCGCCATGAGCCACGAGCTGCGCACCCCGCTCAACGCAACGCTGGGCTACGGCGAGCTGATGGAGATGGGCGTCGTCGGGCCCGTGACGGACTCGCAGCGCGAGTACCTGGCCCGCATCCGGGCCAGCAACCAGCACCTGCTGGGGCTGATCGAAGACGTCCTGGACTTCTCCAAGGTCGAGGCCGGGCGCATGACGGTGGTGCGCGAGCGGGGCGACGCCGCGGGGGTGGTGGAGAACGCGCTGGCGCTGGTGGAGCCGCAGGCGCGCGCCAAGGAGATCCGCATCGCCAACCGCCTCGCCCCGGGCCGCGAGTACCCGTACGTGGGGGACGAGGACCGGGTGCGGCAGGTGCTCGTGAACCTCCTCTCCAACGCCGTGAAGTTCACCGACTCCGGCGGCGAGATCGTCGTGGAGGTGGACGTCGTCTCCGAAGCGGACCCCGAGGCGCACCCCGCCGGGCGCGGCCCATGGACGTGCATCCGCGTGCACGACAACGGCATCGGCATCGCGCCGGAGAAGCTGGAGGCCGTCTTCCAGCCCTTCGTGCAGGCGGAGACCGGGCACACGCGCACGGCGGGGGGCACGGGGCTGGGCCTCACCATCAGCCGCGAGTTCGCGCGCCTGATGGGCGGCGACCTCTCCCTGCGCAGCGTTCCCGGGGAGGGCTCCTGCTTCACCCTCTGGCTCGCGACCCCCGCCGCGGCCGCGGAGCCGGAAGCGGTCGCCAGCGTCGCGCGGGTGGGAGAGCTGCTGCAGGGCGCGCTGGACTCGCTGATGGCCGGCTGCGTGGCCCGCATGCGCGCCGACCCCGCCATACCTGAGGCGCGCGAGCTGGCGCGGGTGGACCTGGAGGACCACACGGCCGCCTTCCTTGCCGCGCTGGCCCAGGCCCTGGTGATCCTCGACGAGGCGGGCGAGAGCGACGCCGAGAGCCACCTCCTCCGCGACGGCGCCGACTTCCGGCACATGGTCTCCGCGCGCCACGGAGCCCAGCGCGCGCGCCTCGGCTGGACGGAGCACGCCCTGCGCCGCGAGTACGAGATCCTTACCGAGGAGATCCGCGCCCTGGTCCGCCGCGGCGTCCCCCCCGAGGCCGCCCGCGCCACC includes:
- a CDS encoding TonB-dependent receptor: MRRFTLLLLLLILPSCLAAQDTVRVTVLVRAGDAPAAGATVRAEAVTVRTDAEGTATLRLVPGERTIAVSKLGFAPRRLTLRLRADTTVAVALAEAAEELEEIVVTSTRTGQRIEDEPTRVEVLTREEVEEKMLMTPGDISMMLNETSGLRVQTTSPSLGGASVRVQGLSGRYTQILSDGLPLYGGQSGALGLLQIPPMDLGQVEVIKGAASALYGSSALGGVVNLVSRRPGEEAARELLLNQTTRNGTDVVGFAAAPLTERWGYSLLASVHRQAEADVDGDRWTDMPGYRRAVLRPRLFWDDGAGRNVFITAGATAEDREGGGRVPAGDFPETLETRRGDVGAVGRILMGDRLLAVRASAMAQSHAHGFGDVREDDLHSTGFAEAAYSGTGGGHTWVVGAALQAEGYRARDVSGFDYTYVTPSLFAQEEFAPAEWITLSLAGRADWHSEYGAFLNPRLSLLLRPAGWTVRGSVGTGYFAPTPFTEETESIGLSRVRPLDGLEAERALTASLDVGRSIGPVEVNATVFGSRTQNALQLVESAVPGMLELVNAAGPTRTHGSELLVRWHQGPFHVTGTHTFIRSREDDPDGPGRRQVPLTPRHAVGLVGMWESEDAGRVGVEFYYTGRQALEDNPFRTESRPYLVLGLLAERRIGHARAFINLENLLDVRQTRFDPLVLPARSAEGRWTTDVWAPLEGRVINAGVRLDL
- a CDS encoding BlaI/MecI/CopY family transcriptional regulator codes for the protein MIHGDTPESLRIHDTVRLSAKGLAKVLGDLEARVMQAVWDIGRPVPARAVHERIAREHSVTIHTVITVLNKLVEKGLLRRAKRDELLHYDACLTEAEFRAQASRRLMEGILSFGPEAVTASFVDVLADQHPEQLAELARLIQRRLAETAGADVARMAG
- a CDS encoding PAS domain S-box protein, with amino-acid sequence MTHTLQEILHDPRRLAAVRRVALADAAAETAFDRLSSLVTRILRVPVALVTLVEEDRQLLKGCVGLPEPWASQRETPLSHSFCQYTLGMREALVVEDARLDPRVADNLAIPALSVIAYAGIPLITSQGHALGALCAIDNRPRSWSQEEIGILRDLAASAVTEIELREAAYEIEQEQRRRSSLLESTDEGIFGMDGEGRCTFLNRAGAEMLGYTPREVLGARMHALIHHTRADGTPYPPHHCPVTRTLRTGRAVRIDEDTLWRKDGTPLPVSYSSFPVREGDAVAGAVVTFIDLTQRMRTEAELRLRERAIEAISEGIFITDPNLPDNPIIYANRGAERLTGYPAAEMIGRNCRFLQGPDTDRGEVARLHEAIERREPCAVEFINYRKDGTTYWNALSVSPVHDPAGRLTHFVGVQKDVTERKRIEVELRDREERYRLVSRATNDVIWDWDMTTGELQWNEAVASTFGYPAGTMPSRVEWWYEQIHPDDRDRVVRDIHAAIDRGEEAWTAEYRFRRRDGEYASVLDRGVIARLPGGRALRMIGSMMDVTEDRWRAETQQFLAEASRALGASLDHGTALRAVCDLAVPRMADFCAVYLAQGEDAELEVLARHVDHEAEVVLREHRVPTGGSPPLLAMRGRETVHDPEVSPRNAAPVACTSSVAVPLIARGQTLGALWVGTCESRRRFTLADVATFEDLAGRIAVAVDNAALFAAEQRARTEAEIASQAKSDFVAAMSHELRTPLNATLGYGELMEMGVVGPVTDSQREYLARIRASNQHLLGLIEDVLDFSKVEAGRMTVVRERGDAAGVVENALALVEPQARAKEIRIANRLAPGREYPYVGDEDRVRQVLVNLLSNAVKFTDSGGEIVVEVDVVSEADPEAHPAGRGPWTCIRVHDNGIGIAPEKLEAVFQPFVQAETGHTRTAGGTGLGLTISREFARLMGGDLSLRSVPGEGSCFTLWLATPAAAAEPEAVASVARVGELLQGALDSLMAGCVARMRADPAIPEARELARVDLEDHTAAFLAALAQALVILDEAGESDAESHLLRDGADFRHMVSARHGAQRARLGWTEHALRREYEILTEEIRALVRRGVPPEAARATGALDAVTNLLAQAEASSLAGFHGRAGGGSPARPPGAPDRRTIQRVRRVQ